One Gemmatimonadota bacterium DNA window includes the following coding sequences:
- a CDS encoding lysophospholipid acyltransferase family protein, with amino-acid sequence MTAPSTTLGCPSRGTPFGAALARRTMALVGWRVVGAMPPLPRFVLIVAPHTSNWDFPLCILAMFAIRFRLSWLGKHTLFRWPVTGLLRWLGGEPIERTAAHGTVGAAIDRFQAREQWVLGISPEGTRKRVAEWKTGFHRIAVGAGVPIVPVAVDYSRKVVDILAPVWPTADADADIRALRRLFHPRMARFPERYVLPPEDPA; translated from the coding sequence ATGACGGCGCCCTCCACCACGCTGGGCTGCCCCAGCCGGGGCACGCCCTTCGGCGCGGCGCTTGCCCGCCGGACCATGGCCCTCGTCGGGTGGCGGGTGGTGGGCGCGATGCCGCCGCTGCCCCGCTTCGTCCTGATCGTTGCCCCGCACACCTCCAACTGGGACTTCCCCCTCTGCATCCTGGCGATGTTTGCCATCCGCTTCCGCCTGAGCTGGCTCGGCAAGCACACGCTCTTTCGCTGGCCGGTGACGGGGCTGCTCCGCTGGCTCGGCGGCGAGCCCATCGAGCGGACCGCGGCCCACGGCACCGTGGGCGCCGCCATCGACCGCTTCCAGGCGCGGGAGCAGTGGGTGCTCGGCATCTCGCCCGAGGGCACCCGCAAGCGGGTGGCGGAATGGAAGACCGGGTTCCACCGCATCGCCGTCGGCGCCGGGGTACCGATCGTCCCGGTGGCGGTGGACTACTCGCGGAAGGTGGTGGATATCCTCGCGCCGGTCTGGCCCACCGCCGACGCCGACGCCGACATCCGCGCCCTGCGCCGCCTCTTCCACCCGCGCATGGCCCGCTTTCCCGAGCGCTACGTGCTGCCGCCGGAGGACCCGGCGTGA
- a CDS encoding zinc-dependent metalloprotease — protein sequence MRNRLLLAFAGLLAVTPVAAQTAALPTIEEKTAGMRRLDGFLPVYWDERGGRLWLEVPLADEELIFIASRATGMGSNDIGLDRSQVGEGKIVRFDRVGPKLLLVQPNYAYRADSPDSAEQRAVRESFAQSVLWGFTVAAATGGRSLVDATDFVLADLTGVAEVLRASGQGSYAPDASRGAPYLSNTRVFPRNTEIEATLTFTGGPPGAWTRGVTPTPAAITLRQHLSFVALPEPGYRPRANDPGAGYFGVEYADYASPIGEPLAQRLIIRHRLQKKDPAAALSDPVRPIVYYLDRGAPEPVRSALLDGARWWSHAFEALGYRDAFRVELLPEGADPMDVRYNVIQWVHRATRGWSYGGAVVDPRTGEVIKAAVQLGSLRVRQDYLLAEGLLDPYITGTEDPVAPLGMALARLRQLAAHEVGHSLGLAHNYIASTQGRASVMDYPHPLVRLAPDGGLTLDSAYAVGLGAWDSVAIAYGYMDPPARGPERELLAGVLREARARGLTFLTDGDARPAGSVHPEAHLWDNGVDAAAELTRVMDVRRVALTRFGETAIRAGRPWATLEEVLVPVYLHHRYQLEATVKLVGGQWYSYAARGDGQVPRRPVPAADQKRALTALLRTLTPAELTLPRPVLAVLPPRPNLWDPHRELFRRTTGLAFDPVAPAMAAADLTVALLFDTERAARLVLQPALEPGAPGLAEVLKAVVSAAFGPTPRDPYEAEVARGVRYVVADRLVRLATEADLPQARAIALAEVEALQRRMEALRARPSVSAADRAQALALAGDLRRFLEHPRGPADTAPAPLAPPPGSPIGDE from the coding sequence ATGCGTAACCGACTGCTGCTGGCATTCGCCGGCCTGCTCGCCGTCACCCCCGTCGCGGCGCAGACCGCGGCGCTCCCCACCATCGAGGAGAAGACCGCCGGGATGCGGCGGCTCGACGGGTTCCTCCCGGTGTACTGGGACGAGCGCGGGGGCCGGCTCTGGCTCGAGGTGCCGCTGGCGGACGAGGAGCTGATCTTCATCGCCTCGCGGGCCACGGGCATGGGCTCCAACGACATCGGCCTCGACCGCAGCCAGGTGGGCGAGGGCAAGATCGTCCGCTTTGACCGGGTGGGCCCGAAGCTGCTGCTGGTGCAGCCCAACTACGCCTACCGCGCCGACTCGCCGGACAGCGCGGAGCAGCGCGCGGTGCGCGAGTCCTTTGCCCAGTCGGTGCTGTGGGGCTTCACCGTGGCCGCGGCCACCGGCGGGCGGAGCCTGGTCGACGCCACCGACTTCGTGCTCGCCGACCTCACCGGCGTGGCGGAGGTGCTGCGCGCGTCGGGACAGGGCAGCTACGCGCCCGACGCCTCCCGCGGCGCGCCCTACCTGTCCAACACCCGCGTCTTTCCGCGCAACACCGAGATCGAGGCCACCCTCACCTTCACCGGCGGTCCCCCCGGCGCCTGGACCCGCGGCGTGACGCCGACGCCCGCCGCCATCACGCTCCGCCAGCACCTCTCGTTCGTGGCGCTGCCGGAGCCGGGCTACCGGCCGCGGGCCAACGACCCCGGCGCCGGCTACTTCGGCGTCGAGTACGCCGACTACGCCAGCCCCATCGGCGAGCCGCTGGCGCAGCGACTGATCATCCGGCACCGCCTCCAGAAGAAGGACCCCGCCGCCGCGCTGAGCGACCCGGTGCGGCCCATCGTCTACTACCTCGATCGCGGCGCGCCCGAGCCGGTGCGTTCCGCCCTGCTCGACGGGGCCCGCTGGTGGAGTCACGCCTTCGAGGCACTCGGCTACCGCGACGCCTTCCGGGTGGAGCTGCTGCCCGAGGGCGCCGACCCGATGGACGTGCGCTACAACGTGATCCAGTGGGTGCACCGCGCCACCCGGGGCTGGAGCTACGGCGGCGCGGTGGTGGATCCGCGCACCGGCGAGGTGATCAAGGCCGCGGTGCAGCTCGGCTCGCTGCGGGTACGGCAGGACTACCTGCTGGCCGAAGGGCTGCTCGATCCCTACATCACCGGCACCGAGGACCCGGTCGCCCCCCTCGGCATGGCGCTGGCCCGGCTGCGCCAGCTCGCCGCCCACGAGGTGGGCCATTCGCTCGGCCTGGCGCACAACTACATCGCGAGCACCCAGGGTCGCGCCTCGGTGATGGACTACCCCCACCCGCTGGTGCGCCTCGCGCCCGACGGCGGCCTGACCCTCGACAGCGCCTACGCCGTGGGGCTCGGCGCGTGGGACAGCGTGGCTATCGCCTACGGCTACATGGATCCGCCGGCGCGCGGCCCGGAGCGCGAGCTGCTGGCCGGCGTCCTGCGCGAGGCCCGCGCCCGCGGGCTCACCTTCCTCACCGATGGCGACGCCCGCCCCGCCGGCAGCGTGCATCCCGAGGCCCACCTGTGGGACAACGGCGTGGACGCCGCCGCGGAGCTGACCCGGGTGATGGACGTGCGCCGGGTGGCGCTCACCCGCTTCGGCGAGACGGCCATCCGCGCCGGACGCCCCTGGGCCACGCTCGAGGAGGTGCTGGTGCCGGTGTACCTGCACCACCGTTACCAGCTCGAAGCCACGGTCAAGCTCGTGGGCGGCCAGTGGTACAGCTACGCCGCGCGGGGCGATGGCCAGGTACCGCGCCGCCCGGTGCCCGCCGCCGACCAGAAGCGCGCCCTCACCGCCCTGCTCCGCACCCTCACCCCCGCCGAGCTCACGCTGCCGCGGCCGGTGCTGGCGGTGCTGCCGCCGCGCCCGAACCTCTGGGATCCGCACCGCGAGCTGTTCCGCCGCACCACGGGACTGGCCTTCGACCCCGTGGCGCCCGCCATGGCGGCGGCCGACCTCACCGTGGCGCTGCTCTTCGACACCGAGCGCGCCGCGCGTCTGGTGCTGCAGCCCGCGCTCGAGCCGGGCGCGCCGGGCCTTGCGGAGGTGCTCAAGGCCGTGGTCAGCGCGGCGTTCGGGCCCACCCCGCGCGATCCCTACGAAGCGGAGGTGGCGCGTGGCGTCCGCTACGTCGTGGCCGACCGGCTGGTGCGACTCGCCACCGAGGCCGACCTGCCCCAGGCGCGCGCGATCGCGCTGGCCGAGGTGGAGGCGCTGCAGCGGCGGATGGAGGCGCTCCGCGCCCGCCCGTCGGTGAGCGCCGCGGACCGGGCCCAGGCCTTGGCCCTGGCCGGCGACCTGCGCCGATTCCTGGAGCATCCGCGCGGCCCCGCCGACACCGCGCCGGCCCCGCTGGCGCCGCCCCCGGGCAGCCCGATCGGCGACGAATGA
- a CDS encoding DUF2911 domain-containing protein gives MPLPLARHAATGLLLCALALPPVAGQVKASEPASVSQTIDGTVISVEYSRPRARGREALFGGEVKWDEVWTPGANWATTLEVGKDVSVNGHALAKGKYSVWMVVRPETWTVVFDPRARMFHTRHPDSTPEQVRFDVTPETAPFTEVLTFGFPEVRLAGATLAMQWGTIRVPLRIEVPPSYRLELTSAEISPYLGTWEMHWRNPDWGDTTVTIAFALTHRDGALHGDWLKDPWPDAEPFLLIPTHDRWFSMGLIKDGALYEIMDGMTFEFGPAAGRARTFELRGEKDDVVAAGKRGR, from the coding sequence ATGCCGCTCCCGCTTGCCCGTCACGCCGCGACGGGGCTGCTGCTCTGCGCCCTCGCCCTTCCCCCGGTGGCCGGCCAGGTCAAGGCGAGTGAGCCGGCCTCGGTCAGCCAGACGATCGACGGGACGGTGATCTCCGTCGAGTACTCCCGGCCCCGGGCCCGCGGGCGCGAGGCGCTGTTCGGGGGCGAGGTGAAGTGGGACGAGGTCTGGACCCCCGGCGCCAACTGGGCCACGACGCTCGAGGTGGGCAAGGACGTGTCGGTGAACGGCCACGCCCTGGCCAAGGGGAAGTACTCGGTGTGGATGGTGGTGCGGCCCGAGACCTGGACCGTGGTGTTCGACCCGCGGGCGCGGATGTTCCACACCCGGCACCCCGACTCGACCCCGGAGCAGGTCCGGTTCGACGTGACCCCCGAGACGGCGCCCTTCACCGAGGTGCTCACCTTCGGCTTCCCGGAGGTGCGGCTGGCGGGCGCCACGCTGGCCATGCAGTGGGGCACCATCCGGGTGCCGCTGCGCATCGAGGTGCCGCCCAGTTACCGGCTGGAGCTCACCTCGGCGGAGATCTCCCCCTACCTCGGCACCTGGGAGATGCACTGGCGCAACCCGGACTGGGGCGACACCACCGTCACCATCGCCTTTGCGCTCACCCACCGCGACGGCGCGCTGCACGGGGACTGGCTCAAGGACCCCTGGCCCGATGCCGAGCCGTTCCTGCTGATCCCCACCCACGACCGCTGGTTCAGCATGGGGCTCATCAAGGACGGCGCGCTGTACGAGATCATGGACGGCATGACCTTCGAGTTCGGGCCGGCGGCGGGGCGCGCCAGGACCTTCGAACT
- a CDS encoding SRPBCC domain-containing protein: MPEILHDFPVFAPPERVFAALTDPAGLDAWWSLRASGTPGPGARYALDFGPGYAWTGVVVAYDPPRAVAWEMVVADEDWRGSRVGFALAPMEGGTHVAFSHTGWPAANAHFRTSSFCWAMYLRLFKRYVEAGEVVPYDRRLDA, encoded by the coding sequence ATGCCTGAGATCCTGCACGACTTCCCGGTGTTCGCGCCCCCCGAGCGCGTCTTCGCGGCGCTCACCGACCCCGCGGGCCTCGATGCCTGGTGGAGCCTGCGGGCGAGCGGCACCCCGGGCCCGGGCGCGCGCTACGCCCTCGACTTCGGCCCGGGCTACGCCTGGACGGGGGTCGTGGTGGCGTACGATCCGCCCCGCGCGGTCGCGTGGGAGATGGTCGTGGCCGATGAGGACTGGCGGGGGAGCCGGGTGGGATTCGCGCTCGCGCCCATGGAGGGCGGGACCCACGTGGCTTTTTCGCACACGGGGTGGCCCGCCGCCAACGCGCACTTCCGGACCTCATCGTTCTGCTGGGCGATGTACCTGCGGCTGTTCAAGCGGTACGTCGAGGCCGGCGAGGTGGTGCCCTACGACCGCCGGCTCGACGCCTAG
- a CDS encoding OsmC family protein — MRVILERRNQAVHFAATTESGATVAIDGAPAIGGQGLGARPMELVLTALGACSGIDVVAILAKQRQEVQAFRVTVEGEREPGKEPSLFSTVHVRFEVTGACDPDKLGHAVGLSMEKYCSVARILERSATITWSHAVLPAA, encoded by the coding sequence ATGCGCGTCATCCTCGAACGCCGGAACCAGGCGGTCCACTTCGCCGCCACCACCGAGAGCGGCGCCACGGTGGCCATCGACGGGGCACCCGCCATCGGCGGCCAGGGCCTCGGCGCCCGGCCCATGGAACTGGTACTCACCGCCCTCGGCGCCTGCAGCGGCATCGATGTCGTCGCCATCCTGGCCAAGCAGCGGCAGGAGGTGCAGGCGTTCCGGGTCACGGTGGAGGGGGAGCGGGAGCCGGGCAAGGAACCCTCGCTCTTCTCCACGGTGCATGTGCGCTTCGAGGTGACCGGCGCCTGCGATCCCGACAAGCTGGGCCACGCGGTGGGCCTCTCCATGGAGAAGTACTGTTCGGTGGCGCGGATCCTTGAGCGCAGCGCCACCATTACCTGGAGCCACGCCGTGCTCCCCGCCGCATGA
- a CDS encoding beta-lactamase family protein, with protein MPRLRLTLLTLSLLTAPLAAQAPVRTPPARLGFAPGRLERIGPVVQAAIDSGRAVGAVVLVARHGTVAYAQAFGWADREAQRPMELGTLFRIASQTKAVTSVAVMMLVEDGLLRLGDPVAKFLPGFATARVASASDTGLVLTPVRRAITIRDLLTHTAGISYGTDSLVRDAYAAEGLGPQAGYGWYFADKAEPICASMERLSRLPIVAQPGARFVYGYNTDILGCVVEKVSGQSLADFFAARIFGPLGMRNTWFYPPAAAAGRLATLYAASDGGLVRAPEGARGQGSYLEGPRTSYSGGAGLVSSAGDYARFLQMLANGGSLDGARILGPRTVGLMIADHADTLFSRNGLGFGLGFELLEEPGRAGQYGNPGRFGWGGAYATNYWVDPKDGLVVVFMTQLLPAGPLDLADRLRTLVYQAVAR; from the coding sequence ATGCCTCGCCTGCGCCTCACGTTGCTTACCCTGTCCCTGCTCACCGCCCCGCTGGCCGCCCAGGCGCCGGTGCGCACCCCCCCGGCCCGGCTGGGCTTCGCGCCCGGGCGCCTGGAACGGATCGGCCCCGTGGTGCAGGCCGCCATCGACAGCGGGCGCGCCGTCGGCGCGGTGGTGCTGGTGGCGCGGCACGGCACGGTGGCCTACGCCCAGGCCTTCGGCTGGGCCGACCGCGAGGCGCAGCGCCCGATGGAACTCGGCACGCTGTTCCGCATTGCCTCGCAGACCAAGGCCGTCACCAGCGTGGCGGTGATGATGCTGGTCGAGGATGGCCTGCTCCGGCTCGGCGACCCCGTGGCGAAGTTCCTGCCCGGCTTCGCCACGGCGCGCGTGGCGAGCGCCAGCGACACCGGGCTGGTGCTCACCCCGGTGCGCCGGGCCATCACCATCCGCGACCTCCTCACCCACACGGCGGGCATCTCCTACGGCACCGACTCCCTGGTGCGGGACGCCTACGCCGCCGAAGGCCTCGGCCCCCAGGCGGGATACGGCTGGTACTTTGCCGACAAGGCCGAGCCGATCTGCGCCAGCATGGAGCGGCTGAGCCGGCTGCCGATCGTGGCGCAGCCGGGCGCGCGCTTCGTGTATGGCTACAACACCGACATCCTGGGCTGCGTGGTGGAGAAGGTCTCCGGGCAGAGCCTGGCCGACTTCTTCGCCGCCCGCATTTTCGGCCCGCTGGGCATGCGGAACACCTGGTTCTACCCCCCGGCCGCGGCGGCGGGGCGCCTGGCCACCTTGTATGCCGCCAGCGACGGCGGGCTGGTGCGCGCCCCGGAGGGGGCCCGGGGCCAGGGCAGTTACCTCGAGGGGCCGCGCACCAGCTACTCCGGCGGCGCCGGCCTTGTCTCCAGCGCCGGCGACTACGCCCGCTTCCTGCAGATGCTGGCCAACGGCGGCAGCCTGGACGGGGCGCGGATCCTGGGGCCGCGCACCGTGGGCCTCATGATTGCCGACCACGCCGATACGCTCTTCTCCCGCAACGGGCTGGGCTTCGGACTCGGCTTCGAGCTCCTCGAGGAACCCGGCCGCGCCGGGCAGTACGGCAATCCCGGCCGGTTCGGCTGGGGCGGCGCGTACGCCACCAATTACTGGGTGGACCCGAAGGATGGCCTGGTGGTGGTGTTCATGACCCAGCTCCTGCCGGCGGGCCCGCTCGACCTGGCCGACCGGCTGCGGACGCTGGTGTACCAGGCGGTGGCGCGATAG
- a CDS encoding aminotransferase class I/II-fold pyridoxal phosphate-dependent enzyme, whose translation MTGPGPHFETLAIRTQLPTTPEREHAAPLFLTSSFVFDDAEQARALFADEVPGNIYSRYANPNTDEFVRKLCLLEGAEDGIATASGMAAVYVALAALLKTGDHVLASRALFGSTHQILTRLLPRVGISHSYADSARPETWEPLFQPTTRLVFVETPSNPGLDLIDLEWLGALCRARGVPLVVDNCFATPYLQRPIACGADLVVHSATKYLDGQGRTLGGAIVGRAALVAEARFFARHTGPALSPFNAWVLSKSLETLAVRMDRHCASALALATRLEGHPDLEEVRYPFLPSHPQHALARRQMGQGGGIVVLVLKGGLPRAGRFLDAVRLVSHSPNLGDTRTIVTHPSSTTHSKLTEDERRAVGIPPGLIRVSVGLEHLDDITADLLQALERSR comes from the coding sequence ATGACCGGCCCCGGCCCGCACTTCGAGACGCTGGCCATCCGGACCCAGCTGCCGACCACGCCCGAGCGGGAGCACGCGGCGCCGCTCTTCCTCACCTCGAGCTTCGTCTTCGACGACGCCGAGCAGGCCCGCGCCCTGTTCGCCGACGAGGTGCCGGGCAACATCTACAGCCGCTACGCCAACCCGAACACCGACGAGTTCGTCCGCAAGCTCTGCCTGCTCGAGGGAGCGGAGGACGGCATCGCCACCGCCTCGGGGATGGCGGCGGTGTACGTGGCCCTGGCCGCGCTGCTCAAGACCGGCGACCACGTGCTCGCCTCGCGGGCGCTCTTCGGCTCCACCCACCAGATCCTCACCCGGCTCCTGCCCCGCGTGGGCATCAGCCACAGCTACGCCGACAGCGCGCGGCCCGAGACGTGGGAGCCGCTCTTCCAGCCCACCACCCGCCTGGTGTTCGTGGAGACGCCGTCCAACCCGGGGCTCGACCTGATCGACCTCGAGTGGCTGGGGGCGCTGTGCCGCGCCCGCGGCGTGCCGCTCGTGGTGGACAACTGCTTTGCCACGCCCTACCTGCAGCGACCCATCGCCTGCGGGGCCGATCTCGTGGTGCATTCCGCCACCAAGTACCTCGACGGCCAGGGCCGCACCCTGGGCGGCGCCATCGTGGGCCGCGCGGCGCTGGTGGCGGAGGCGCGCTTCTTTGCGCGGCACACCGGGCCAGCGCTCTCGCCCTTCAACGCGTGGGTGCTCTCCAAGAGCCTCGAGACGCTGGCGGTGCGGATGGACCGCCACTGCGCCAGCGCGCTGGCGCTCGCCACCCGCCTCGAGGGGCACCCGGACCTCGAGGAGGTTCGCTACCCCTTCCTGCCGAGCCACCCGCAGCACGCGCTGGCGCGGCGGCAGATGGGGCAGGGAGGCGGGATCGTGGTGCTGGTCCTCAAGGGCGGGCTGCCGCGGGCGGGCCGCTTCCTCGATGCGGTGCGCCTGGTCTCCCACAGCCCCAACCTGGGCGACACCCGGACCATCGTCACCCACCCGAGCAGCACCACGCACTCGAAGCTGACCGAGGACGAGCGCCGGGCCGTGGGCATCCCCCCGGGGCTCATCCGGGTCTCGGTGGGACTGGAGCACCTGGACGACATCACCGCCGACCTGCTGCAGGCGCTGGAGCGGTCGCGCTGA
- a CDS encoding Gfo/Idh/MocA family oxidoreductase, protein MATRPLGIGFIGSGFNARFHMQAFRAVRDCEIRGVWSPNRKNAEAAAAYARALDIGPCRPYRSIAEMVVDPLIDAIWLCGPNQARVENVEELTDPIMRGHAELAGIACEKPLARNVAEARSVFGMVRKAGLKHGYLENQVFAPQVETGRMLLWARGAATTGRPYLARAAEEHSGPHMPWFWRGSLQGGGVLNDMMCHSALVVRHLLTEPGQSLNTVVPKRITAHIASLKWSRPAYAKKLKATMGKEVDYAKQPSEDFASLMVEFETADGHTVLGEASTSWSFVGAGLRLSAELLGPEYSMSWNTLDSGLKLFFSREVKGRAGEDLVEKQNAEVGLMPVVASEAAAYGYEAENRHFVRVFQGKEEPILTWDDGLDVVRILMAAYQSAEQGRTLDFPPRGLDTFIPAVAKGTWKP, encoded by the coding sequence ATGGCTACCCGTCCGCTTGGCATCGGCTTCATCGGCTCCGGCTTCAACGCCCGGTTCCACATGCAGGCCTTTCGCGCCGTCCGCGACTGCGAGATCCGCGGGGTCTGGAGCCCCAACCGGAAGAACGCCGAGGCGGCCGCGGCCTACGCCCGCGCGCTCGACATCGGCCCCTGCCGGCCCTACCGCTCCATCGCCGAGATGGTGGTCGATCCGCTCATCGACGCCATCTGGCTCTGCGGCCCCAACCAGGCGCGGGTGGAGAATGTCGAGGAGCTGACCGACCCGATCATGCGCGGCCACGCGGAGCTCGCCGGCATCGCCTGCGAGAAGCCGCTGGCCCGGAACGTGGCCGAGGCCAGGAGCGTCTTCGGGATGGTGCGCAAGGCCGGCCTCAAGCACGGCTATCTCGAGAACCAGGTCTTCGCCCCGCAGGTGGAGACCGGGCGCATGCTGCTGTGGGCCCGCGGCGCCGCGACCACCGGCCGTCCCTACCTGGCCCGCGCCGCGGAGGAGCACAGCGGCCCCCACATGCCCTGGTTCTGGCGCGGCAGCCTGCAGGGCGGCGGCGTGCTCAACGACATGATGTGCCACTCCGCCCTCGTGGTGCGCCACCTGCTCACCGAGCCGGGGCAGTCGCTCAATACCGTGGTCCCGAAGCGGATCACGGCGCACATCGCCAGCCTCAAGTGGTCCCGGCCCGCCTACGCGAAAAAGCTCAAGGCCACCATGGGCAAGGAGGTGGACTACGCAAAGCAGCCCTCCGAGGACTTCGCCAGCCTCATGGTGGAGTTCGAGACCGCCGACGGCCACACCGTGCTCGGCGAGGCCAGCACCAGCTGGAGCTTCGTGGGCGCCGGCCTGCGGCTCTCCGCCGAGCTGCTCGGCCCCGAGTACTCCATGAGCTGGAATACCCTGGACAGCGGGCTCAAGCTCTTCTTCAGCCGCGAGGTCAAGGGCCGCGCCGGCGAGGACCTGGTCGAGAAGCAGAATGCCGAGGTGGGGCTCATGCCGGTGGTGGCCAGCGAGGCCGCCGCCTACGGCTATGAGGCGGAGAACCGGCACTTCGTCCGGGTCTTCCAGGGCAAGGAGGAGCCGATCCTCACCTGGGATGACGGCCTGGACGTGGTGCGTATCCTCATGGCCGCGTACCAGAGCGCCGAGCAGGGCCGGACCCTCGATTTCCCCCCCCGGGGCCTCGACACCTTCATCCCGGCCGTTGCAAAGGGCACCTGGAAGCCCTGA